One genomic window of Arthrobacter sp. KBS0703 includes the following:
- a CDS encoding glycosyltransferase family 1 protein, with protein MKIVIDARFTRTDHHDGISRYGASLIAAASKIADVSMLISDPRQLALLPDVPYTLINSPLSPAELFVARKVNELGADVVVCPMQTMGTWGRKYGLVLTLHDLIYYEHPQPPGFLPAPVRVLWRLYHKAFWPQRLLLNRADVVATISRTTEALMAKYRLTNRPVRIVSNAPQPAQLPRDPAAGADKTLLYMGSFMPYKNVETMLAGMAELAGYTLHLLSRITPQRRAELEALIPEGANVIFHNGVTDDEYTALLKRTTALVSLSRAEGYGLPLVEAMALGTPVIASDIPIFREVGGDVATYVHPESADAFAAAVRSLGDGHHWQGVSRRSVERANEFSWDESARQLVDVAAEVMALRAAKP; from the coding sequence GTGAAAATTGTCATCGACGCCCGTTTCACCCGGACGGACCACCACGACGGCATCAGCCGCTACGGCGCGAGCCTCATCGCCGCGGCCTCGAAAATCGCCGACGTCTCCATGCTCATCAGCGACCCCCGGCAGCTGGCCCTCCTTCCGGATGTGCCCTACACACTGATCAACAGTCCGCTCTCCCCCGCGGAACTGTTCGTGGCCCGGAAGGTCAACGAACTGGGCGCCGACGTGGTGGTGTGTCCCATGCAGACCATGGGCACATGGGGGCGGAAGTACGGCCTCGTGCTCACGCTGCACGACCTGATCTACTACGAGCACCCGCAGCCGCCGGGCTTCCTGCCGGCTCCGGTCCGGGTCCTGTGGCGCCTGTACCACAAGGCGTTCTGGCCTCAACGGCTCCTTCTCAACCGCGCCGATGTCGTGGCCACCATCAGCCGGACCACGGAGGCGCTCATGGCCAAGTACCGGCTGACCAACCGTCCTGTCCGCATTGTCAGCAACGCCCCGCAGCCCGCGCAGCTGCCCCGCGACCCCGCAGCGGGGGCCGACAAAACCCTGCTCTACATGGGTTCGTTCATGCCGTACAAGAACGTGGAGACCATGCTGGCCGGCATGGCTGAGCTGGCCGGCTACACGCTGCACCTGCTCAGCCGGATCACACCGCAGCGCCGCGCAGAACTCGAGGCCTTGATTCCCGAAGGCGCCAACGTCATCTTCCACAACGGCGTTACCGACGACGAATACACCGCGCTGCTCAAGCGCACCACGGCGCTGGTCAGCCTGTCGAGGGCCGAAGGCTACGGCCTGCCCCTTGTTGAGGCCATGGCGCTGGGAACACCGGTCATCGCCAGTGACATTCCGATTTTCCGGGAAGTGGGCGGTGACGTCGCCACCTACGTGCACCCGGAGTCGGCGGACGCTTTTGCCGCAGCGGTCCGCAGCCTCGGCGACGGCCACCACTGGCAGGGGGTGTCCCGGCGCTCGGTGGAACGCGCCAACGAGTTCAGCTGGGACGAGTCCGCCCGGCAGCTCGTTGACGTCGCAGCGGAAGTCATGGCGCTCCGGGCCGCCAAGCCCTAG
- a CDS encoding alpha/beta fold hydrolase, translating to MQTADSEPSTTPSFFSGDLAARTRATDVDLGGTTVAYWTYEPVRTTPETRTILVIHGFRGDHHGLLRVADQLPEMRLIMPDLPGFGSSAAFTDDGHSVRRYGQFISDFMDALNLGPDTVLLGHSFGSIVAAHFVAGHPRAVRPLILINPIAAPALEGPKGAMTRLAVLYYRLSARLPRGLGLLLLRSRLIVRVMSMAMAKTKDKELLDFIHGQHHAYFSAFANRESLLESFTASVSSNVAEVAEELTLPVLLIAGEKDEIALLKDQHKLAARLPDGTLDVIPGVGHLIHYETPEPAAAFIRRFLKDHPA from the coding sequence ATGCAGACAGCAGACTCCGAGCCGTCCACGACGCCGTCGTTTTTCAGCGGCGACCTTGCGGCGAGAACCAGGGCCACCGACGTCGACCTCGGGGGCACCACCGTGGCGTACTGGACCTACGAACCCGTGCGGACAACGCCGGAGACGCGCACCATCCTGGTCATCCACGGCTTCCGCGGCGATCACCACGGGCTGCTGCGGGTCGCCGACCAGCTGCCCGAGATGCGGCTAATCATGCCGGACCTCCCCGGATTCGGCAGCTCGGCAGCCTTTACCGACGACGGCCACAGCGTCCGCCGCTACGGTCAGTTCATCAGCGATTTCATGGACGCCCTGAACCTTGGCCCTGACACTGTGCTGCTGGGGCATTCCTTCGGCTCTATCGTGGCGGCCCACTTCGTCGCCGGCCATCCGCGGGCCGTCCGGCCGCTGATCCTGATCAACCCCATTGCAGCGCCCGCCCTGGAAGGTCCCAAGGGCGCCATGACCCGGCTGGCCGTGCTGTACTACCGGCTCTCCGCCCGGCTCCCGCGGGGCTTGGGGCTGCTCCTGCTTCGCAGCCGCCTCATTGTCCGCGTCATGAGCATGGCAATGGCCAAAACAAAGGACAAGGAGCTCCTGGATTTCATTCACGGGCAACACCATGCCTATTTCAGCGCGTTCGCGAACCGCGAGAGCCTGCTGGAGTCCTTCACAGCATCAGTCAGCAGCAACGTGGCCGAGGTGGCCGAGGAGCTCACCCTTCCCGTGCTGCTGATCGCCGGGGAAAAGGACGAAATCGCGCTGCTGAAGGACCAGCACAAGCTCGCGGCCCGGCTCCCGGACGGCACGCTGGACGTGATTCCCGGCGTCGGGCATCTGATCCACTACGAAACACCGGAGCCCGCCGCCGCTTTCATCCGCCGCTTCCTGAAGGACCACCCCGCGTGA